Proteins from one Pseudomonas grandcourensis genomic window:
- a CDS encoding cytochrome c oxidase subunit II produces the protein MAIAIVLILIVIASVLFDILAPWHATPAASNWGSIDTTLFITLIISGIFFIAITVFMAVAVMRYRHKEGSRAAYQPENKKLELWLIIVTSIGIAGMLAPGLVVYNDFVRVPKEAYELEVIAQQWQWAFRFPGQDGKLGKSDIRFVDSANPLGVDPKDPAGQDDVLVMNNEVRLPLDRPVKVLLRAKDVLHDFYVPQIRSKMDMVPGMVSYFWFTPTKTGKYEVLCAEYCGVGHYNMRGHMIVEEQGVFDQWLKEQPTFAQTLTTAAKPGRDSVLEKGRQLVEQLGCKACHSQDGGASLGPGWKGLYGRTEQLADGTRVQVDEAYLKESILDPKARLVQGYPPVMVAYTLKDDELGAVIALIKSLGAAGQVDEPSTGEASSPGEDLVAQGQRLAGSLGCLACHSVDGNKGVGPSWLGLYGKTETFADDTSVKVDESYIRDSVLHPNAKIVKGYAAVMPTLAPSDKELDALIAFIKSKANADADANKAEPGK, from the coding sequence ATGGCAATAGCAATTGTCCTGATACTAATCGTTATTGCATCAGTGCTATTCGACATACTAGCGCCTTGGCATGCGACACCGGCAGCATCCAACTGGGGGTCCATAGACACCACCCTGTTCATCACCTTGATCATCAGCGGAATATTCTTCATTGCCATCACGGTATTCATGGCAGTCGCGGTGATGCGGTATCGTCACAAGGAGGGTTCCAGGGCGGCCTACCAGCCAGAAAACAAAAAGCTGGAACTGTGGTTGATTATCGTTACCTCGATAGGCATTGCCGGGATGTTGGCGCCAGGCCTGGTTGTCTACAACGACTTCGTCCGGGTGCCGAAAGAGGCTTACGAACTTGAAGTCATCGCCCAGCAGTGGCAGTGGGCCTTTCGTTTTCCCGGCCAGGACGGGAAGTTGGGCAAGTCGGATATCAGGTTTGTCGATTCCGCCAATCCCCTCGGTGTTGATCCCAAGGATCCTGCAGGGCAGGACGATGTGCTTGTCATGAATAATGAAGTTCGCCTTCCGCTCGATCGGCCGGTGAAAGTCTTGCTGCGCGCTAAAGATGTCCTGCACGATTTCTATGTACCGCAAATTCGCAGCAAGATGGATATGGTGCCGGGAATGGTGTCGTACTTCTGGTTTACGCCGACTAAAACCGGAAAATACGAAGTCCTTTGCGCTGAGTATTGTGGCGTAGGGCATTACAACATGCGCGGCCATATGATCGTGGAAGAGCAGGGCGTCTTCGATCAATGGCTCAAAGAACAGCCGACTTTTGCGCAGACATTGACGACGGCTGCCAAACCCGGTCGAGACAGCGTGCTGGAAAAAGGCCGCCAGTTGGTCGAACAACTCGGCTGCAAGGCCTGCCATAGCCAGGATGGCGGTGCCAGTCTTGGCCCGGGATGGAAGGGGCTGTACGGCCGCACTGAACAGCTTGCCGATGGCACCCGTGTGCAGGTCGACGAGGCCTACCTGAAAGAGTCGATTCTCGATCCGAAGGCCCGACTGGTACAGGGCTACCCGCCGGTCATGGTGGCCTATACTCTCAAGGACGATGAACTGGGCGCTGTCATCGCCTTGATCAAATCACTGGGTGCTGCGGGGCAAGTCGATGAACCTTCGACCGGCGAAGCGTCGAGCCCGGGTGAAGATCTGGTGGCGCAGGGACAGCGACTGGCCGGGTCGCTCGGCTGTCTGGCCTGCCACAGTGTCGATGGCAACAAGGGCGTCGGCCCCAGCTGGCTGGGCCTGTATGGCAAGACGGAAACCTTTGCCGACGATACGAGCGTAAAGGTCGATGAGAGCTATATCAGAGATTCGGTTCTTCATCCCAATGCCAAAATCGTCAAGGGCTATGCCGCCGTCATGCCGACCCTGGCCCCGAGTGACAAGGAGCTGGATGCACTGATCGCTTTCATCAAGTCCAAAGCGAATGCTGACGCTGACGCGAACAAGGCGGAGCCAGGGAAGTAG